One segment of Saprospiraceae bacterium DNA contains the following:
- a CDS encoding nucleotidyltransferase family protein → MTLSDIKNKLTALKPELHERFGVSEIGLFGSWVRGEQKETSDIDVLVDFDKPVDLFDLMELQEFLEEGFDRKVDIALKRSLKKYIGQYILAEVQYL, encoded by the coding sequence ATGACTCTGTCAGACATCAAAAACAAACTCACCGCCCTGAAACCCGAACTGCACGAGCGGTTCGGCGTGTCGGAAATCGGCCTGTTCGGCTCGTGGGTGCGGGGCGAACAAAAGGAGACGAGCGACATTGACGTGCTGGTGGATTTTGACAAGCCGGTTGATTTGTTCGACCTGATGGAGTTGCAAGAATTTTTGGAAGAAGGTTTTGACAGAAAAGTTGACATTGCCTTGAAACGCAGCCTCAAAAAATACATCGGCCAGTACATTCTGGCAGAGGTTCAATACCTATGA
- a CDS encoding NAD(P)H-dependent oxidoreductase subunit E has protein sequence MHATTQNGTPFKYSPAALAEVQNLTKKYPEGRGKSALLRALHIAQEENHGWLSVSAMDHVAEVLGITPIEVYEVASFYSMYNLEPVGKYVLEFCHTGPCAIEGAERIIEYTKLKLGIGKNQTTPDGLFTIKEVECLGACGYAPMMQVGEFFHEHLDETKIDQFIEDCRAGKIDKGSWKMH, from the coding sequence ATGCACGCCACAACTCAAAACGGAACACCATTCAAATACTCGCCCGCTGCACTCGCAGAGGTGCAAAATTTGACCAAAAAATACCCCGAAGGTCGGGGCAAAAGCGCCTTGCTCCGCGCCCTGCACATCGCGCAGGAGGAAAATCACGGCTGGCTTAGCGTCAGCGCGATGGACCACGTCGCCGAAGTGCTGGGCATCACGCCTATCGAGGTGTATGAAGTGGCGAGTTTTTACTCGATGTACAACCTCGAACCCGTCGGCAAATACGTCCTCGAATTTTGCCACACAGGGCCTTGCGCCATCGAGGGCGCCGAGCGCATCATCGAGTACACGAAACTCAAACTCGGCATCGGGAAAAACCAGACGACACCCGATGGCCTTTTCACCATTAAAGAAGTCGAATGCCTCGGCGCTTGCGGCTACGCGCCCATGATGCAGGTCGGCGAATTTTTCCACGAACATCTCGACGAAACGAAAATTGACCAATTCATCGAGGATTGCCGGGCGGGGAAAATTGACAAAGGCTCTTGGAAAATGCACTGA
- a CDS encoding SH3 domain-containing protein, protein MTAKRLYFILLIVTSLLQSCANDNKKTAQQSSPLTTDALPPQEPTASAEPAIAETQENKESHIRKSLEQLRENKTNRIGSVPTGKDAELNTTIPAPPTKVEGKRVERPGPPGYITQKDATLQAEPSQSAAKIATLKQYETIYILETKMTDESGRAYDIPQWYKIQCADGKKGWLKSQFVGLPF, encoded by the coding sequence ATGACTGCGAAGCGTCTCTACTTTATCCTGCTGATTGTCACATCGTTGCTCCAAAGTTGCGCGAACGACAACAAAAAAACAGCACAACAATCATCGCCTTTGACGACAGATGCGCTGCCTCCACAAGAGCCGACCGCTTCTGCCGAGCCAGCTATTGCAGAAACACAGGAAAATAAAGAAAGCCACATAAGGAAATCCTTAGAGCAACTCCGCGAGAACAAAACAAACAGAATAGGTTCCGTGCCAACGGGCAAAGATGCCGAACTAAATACGACCATCCCAGCCCCACCCACCAAAGTGGAAGGCAAGCGAGTCGAACGGCCAGGCCCGCCGGGATACATCACCCAAAAAGATGCGACTTTGCAGGCAGAACCTTCCCAGAGTGCCGCCAAAATTGCCACCTTGAAGCAATACGAAACGATTTACATTCTGGAAACCAAAATGACAGACGAATCCGGGAGAGCCTATGATATTCCGCAGTGGTACAAAATCCAGTGTGCCGATGGGAAAAAAGGTTGGCTCAAATCTCAATTCGTCGGCCTCCCTTTTTGA
- a CDS encoding DUF86 domain-containing protein: MKRDIRDFADDILLHIETAEKAFERAEKPLKYPSEEVMLMVYCLQIIGEAVKNIPEEIRKIYPNIQWKKIAGMRDVLIHTLLGN, from the coding sequence ATGAAACGCGACATTCGGGATTTTGCCGACGACATTCTGCTTCACATCGAAACGGCTGAAAAAGCATTCGAGCGAGCGGAAAAACCACTCAAGTATCCTTCGGAGGAAGTGATGTTGATGGTTTATTGTCTGCAAATTATCGGCGAGGCCGTGAAAAATATTCCAGAGGAAATCAGAAAAATTTACCCCAACATCCAATGGAAAAAGATAGCGGGAATGCGCGATGTGCTGATTCATACATTACTGGGGAATTGA
- a CDS encoding DUF86 domain-containing protein: MAKRSVKLFVQDIFECIEYLERYTNGISYAEFEVNIEKQDAVICRIEIIGEATKNLPTTLRNKYPHIPWKQMAGMRDVVTHDYSGVSLTRVWNVATQDAPALKPEIQKIIEDLTK; encoded by the coding sequence ATGGCTAAAAGATCTGTCAAACTTTTTGTCCAAGACATTTTTGAGTGCATCGAGTATCTCGAACGATACACGAATGGGATTTCATACGCTGAATTTGAAGTGAATATCGAAAAACAAGACGCAGTAATTTGCAGAATTGAAATCATCGGCGAGGCGACGAAAAACCTGCCGACAACCTTGCGAAACAAATACCCTCACATACCTTGGAAACAAATGGCTGGAATGCGAGACGTGGTTACGCACGATTATTCAGGGGTTTCTTTAACTCGTGTTTGGAACGTCGCCACGCAAGACGCGCCCGCTTTGAAACCTGAGATTCAAAAGATTATAGAAGATTTAACAAAATAA
- a CDS encoding nucleotidyltransferase family protein, with translation MTLTDIKNKLTALKPELHERFGVSEIGVFGSWVRGEQKETSDIDVLVDFDRFVGLFELMELQDYLEEVFGCNVDIAPKDSLRKHIGKYILAEVEYL, from the coding sequence ATGACCCTCACCGACATCAAAAACAAACTCACCGCCCTGAAACCCGAACTGCACGAGCGGTTCGGCGTGTCGGAAATCGGCGTGTTCGGTTCGTGGGTGCGGGGCGAGCAGAAGGAAACGAGCGATATTGATGTGCTGGTGGATTTCGACCGGTTTGTAGGCTTGTTTGAACTCATGGAATTGCAGGATTACTTGGAAGAAGTGTTTGGCTGTAATGTGGATATTGCTCCTAAAGACAGTCTTCGCAAGCACATTGGGAAATACATTTTAGCCGAAGTAGAATACCTATGA
- a CDS encoding DUF2750 domain-containing protein, with amino-acid sequence MLTQKQIEEILAKKPENRYKYFIKTVAAEEEVWGLADEEGWLLLEDDDDATEVLAVFPNPEFAEIFREKGGFEEFQVEALDLYEFTEWLDDFEKEKMKVAVFPTPDFQSAVMTPQRLKADFQEQFDKEQE; translated from the coding sequence ATGTTGACTCAAAAACAAATCGAAGAAATATTGGCGAAAAAGCCGGAAAACCGCTACAAATACTTCATCAAAACCGTAGCAGCAGAGGAAGAAGTGTGGGGCTTGGCCGACGAGGAAGGCTGGCTTTTGTTGGAAGACGATGACGACGCCACGGAGGTGCTGGCCGTTTTTCCCAATCCCGAATTCGCAGAAATTTTTCGGGAAAAAGGCGGCTTCGAGGAATTTCAGGTGGAGGCGCTGGACTTGTACGAGTTCACGGAATGGCTCGACGATTTTGAAAAGGAAAAAATGAAGGTAGCGGTATTTCCCACGCCTGATTTTCAGAGTGCGGTGATGACGCCCCAACGTTTGAAAGCAGATTTTCAGGAACAGTTCGATAAAGAACAAGAATAA
- the nuoF gene encoding NADH-quinone oxidoreductase subunit NuoF, translating to MGRKLLLEHAHVPGIHTYEVYRKHGGYRSVEKALKTMSPDAVVEEVKKSGLRGRGGAGFPTGLKWSFLAKPEGVPRYLLCNADESEPGTFKDRFLMEKIPHLLIEGMITSSYALGANTSYIYIRGEYSWIVFILEKAIAEAYQNGWLGKNILGSGYDLDLYVNPGAGAYICGEETALIESLEGKRGNPRIKPPFPAVKGLWQSPTVVNNVETIAAVVPIVNDGGDEYAKIGIGKSTGTKLISASGNINKPGVYEIEMSISVEEFIYSDEWCGGIKGGKRLKACVPGGSSVPILPHTLVTKTAAGETRMMTYESLADGGFASGSMLGSGGFIVYDEEQCIVRNTWNFTRFYHHESCGQCSPCREGTGWMEKVLWRMENGQGKMSDIDLLADVAKKIEGNTICPLGDAAAWPVSAAIRHFREEFEWHVREPKLCMERNYGLVSEVGVFLEGVQG from the coding sequence ATGGGACGCAAACTCCTGCTCGAACACGCCCACGTACCGGGCATCCACACCTACGAGGTCTATCGCAAACACGGCGGTTACCGCTCGGTGGAAAAGGCATTGAAAACCATGTCGCCCGACGCGGTGGTGGAAGAAGTGAAAAAATCCGGCTTGCGCGGTCGCGGCGGCGCGGGCTTCCCGACCGGCCTGAAATGGTCGTTCCTCGCCAAACCCGAAGGCGTGCCGCGCTACCTGCTTTGCAACGCCGACGAGTCGGAACCCGGCACTTTCAAAGACCGCTTCCTGATGGAAAAAATCCCCCACCTGCTCATCGAGGGGATGATAACGTCGAGTTACGCGCTGGGGGCCAACACCTCTTATATTTATATCCGGGGCGAGTACTCGTGGATTGTTTTTATTTTGGAAAAAGCCATCGCCGAAGCATATCAAAACGGCTGGCTCGGCAAAAACATCCTCGGCTCAGGCTATGACCTCGATTTGTACGTCAACCCCGGCGCGGGCGCGTACATCTGCGGCGAAGAAACCGCCCTCATCGAGAGCCTCGAAGGCAAACGCGGCAACCCGCGCATCAAGCCGCCGTTCCCCGCCGTGAAAGGCCTCTGGCAAAGCCCGACGGTGGTGAACAACGTGGAAACCATCGCTGCTGTCGTGCCCATCGTCAACGACGGCGGCGACGAGTACGCCAAAATCGGCATCGGCAAAAGCACCGGCACAAAACTCATTTCTGCCAGCGGAAACATCAATAAACCAGGCGTTTATGAAATCGAGATGAGCATTTCGGTGGAGGAATTTATCTACTCCGACGAGTGGTGCGGCGGCATCAAAGGCGGCAAACGCCTCAAAGCCTGTGTGCCGGGCGGCTCGTCGGTGCCCATCCTGCCGCACACGCTCGTGACCAAAACGGCGGCAGGCGAAACCCGCATGATGACCTACGAAAGCCTCGCCGACGGCGGTTTTGCCAGCGGCTCCATGCTCGGCTCCGGCGGCTTCATCGTCTATGACGAAGAGCAGTGCATCGTGCGCAACACCTGGAATTTCACGCGCTTCTACCACCATGAGTCTTGCGGCCAATGCTCGCCCTGCCGCGAAGGCACGGGATGGATGGAAAAAGTGCTGTGGCGCATGGAAAACGGCCAAGGCAAAATGAGCGACATTGACCTGCTGGCCGACGTAGCGAAAAAAATCGAGGGCAACACCATCTGCCCGCTCGGCGACGCGGCGGCCTGGCCGGTGAGCGCGGCGATTCGCCACTTCCGCGAGGAATTCGAGTGGCACGTCAGAGAGCCGAAGTTGTGCATGGAGCGGAATTACGGGTTGGTGAGCGAGGTGGGCGTGTTTTTGGAGGGGGTGCAGGGGTGA
- a CDS encoding nucleotidyltransferase domain-containing protein, translating into METLIKTHLADLERQHDIKILYLSMASSNFRKYLRRDLVWMKKYLYVLRPVLACMWIERTNTIAPTEFQKLFEAEVPEGSLKSEIEKLLARKMGGDKLGEEPRIGPLNDFLEEKNRVLHRIPERIQFSQTA; encoded by the coding sequence ATGGAAACGCTCATCAAAACCCATCTCGCCGACCTCGAACGCCAGCACGACATCAAAATCCTCTATTTGAGCATGGCATCGAGCAATTTTAGGAAGTATTTGAGGCGGGATTTGGTGTGGATGAAAAAGTATCTCTACGTCCTGCGCCCAGTGCTGGCCTGTATGTGGATTGAACGGACGAACACGATAGCGCCGACGGAGTTTCAAAAACTGTTCGAGGCGGAAGTACCGGAGGGGAGTTTGAAATCGGAGATTGAAAAATTGCTGGCGCGAAAAATGGGTGGCGATAAATTGGGCGAAGAACCCCGAATCGGGCCGCTGAATGACTTTTTGGAAGAAAAAAATCGAGTATTACACCGAATACCTGAAAGAATACAATTTTCTCAAACAGCCTGA
- the nuoH gene encoding NADH-quinone oxidoreductase subunit NuoH — MIAIILFTFALFLEKIILIAVLFGLTLGVAAYSTYGERKVAAFIQDRLGPNRAGPWGLLQPLVDGAKFFTKEDFMPNAAEKWLFILAPGAFMFVALMTSAVIPWGTQLTLFGAAVDLQVADLNIGILYIMGFTSLGVYGIMIGGWASNNKFSLYGAIRASAQMVSYELAMGLAIIAVVMLTGTLSLREMAAQQTGFNWNIWYQPLGFLLFFVCSLAECNRAPFDMAECETELVGGYHTEYSSMKLGFFLFAEYINMFIACAVIATMYFGGYNFPGVDPGWLGGLMGPIVMLAKTFFFIFVFMWIRWTIPRFRYDQLMRLGWKSLIPLAILNMVLTGAGVLLFGK; from the coding sequence ATGATTGCTATCATACTTTTCACCTTCGCACTTTTTCTCGAAAAAATCATTCTCATCGCCGTCCTCTTTGGCCTGACGCTGGGGGTGGCGGCCTACTCCACTTACGGCGAGCGCAAAGTCGCCGCTTTCATCCAAGACCGCCTCGGCCCGAACCGAGCGGGGCCTTGGGGCCTCTTGCAGCCGCTCGTGGACGGCGCGAAGTTTTTCACGAAAGAAGACTTCATGCCCAACGCGGCAGAAAAATGGCTCTTCATACTCGCACCGGGGGCCTTCATGTTCGTGGCGCTTATGACAAGCGCCGTCATTCCATGGGGCACCCAACTGACCCTTTTTGGCGCAGCCGTTGATTTGCAAGTGGCCGACCTCAATATCGGCATCCTCTACATCATGGGTTTTACCTCGCTGGGCGTCTATGGTATCATGATAGGCGGATGGGCTTCGAACAACAAATTCTCGCTCTATGGTGCCATTCGCGCCTCCGCGCAGATGGTTTCTTACGAATTGGCGATGGGGCTTGCCATCATTGCCGTCGTGATGTTGACGGGTACTTTGAGCCTCCGGGAAATGGCCGCGCAACAGACAGGCTTCAACTGGAACATCTGGTACCAGCCGCTTGGGTTCTTGCTTTTTTTCGTGTGCAGCCTCGCCGAATGCAATCGTGCTCCGTTCGACATGGCCGAATGCGAGACAGAACTTGTGGGAGGGTATCACACCGAGTACAGCTCCATGAAATTGGGCTTTTTCCTCTTTGCCGAATACATCAATATGTTCATCGCCTGCGCGGTCATCGCCACCATGTACTTTGGGGGCTACAACTTTCCCGGCGTGGACCCCGGCTGGCTCGGCGGCTTGATGGGGCCCATCGTGATGCTTGCCAAGACCTTCTTTTTCATCTTCGTGTTCATGTGGATTCGCTGGACGATTCCGCGTTTCCGCTACGACCAGCTGATGCGCCTCGGCTGGAAATCGCTCATTCCGCTGGCGATTTTGAATATGGTGCTGACGGGTGCGGGGGTGTTGTTGTTTGGGAAATGA
- a CDS encoding (2Fe-2S)-binding protein: MPKVKIDNFEVEVPEGTTILNAARQIGGDIVPPAMCYYSTLKGSGGKCRTCLVKVTKGSEKDPRPMPKLVASCQQTVMDGMEVANITSEEVLRARAGVVEFLLINHPLDCPICDQAGECSLQDLAFEHGAEKTRYEFERRTFEKIDIGPYIKLHMTRCILCYRCVMVANQLTDNRVHGVINRGDHAEISTFIEKAIDNDFSGNVIDVCPVGALTDRTFRFKSRVWFLNPFDAHRDCPTCSGKAVVWMYGNEIYRVTARKDKYGEVHDFICNTCRFEKKNVADWTIEGPRDIDRHSVIGQNHYEHGELTVR, encoded by the coding sequence ATGCCCAAAGTAAAAATAGACAACTTTGAAGTCGAAGTGCCCGAAGGCACCACCATCCTGAACGCGGCGCGGCAAATCGGCGGCGACATCGTGCCGCCCGCCATGTGCTACTATTCCACGCTCAAAGGCTCGGGCGGCAAGTGCCGCACCTGCCTCGTGAAAGTGACCAAAGGCTCGGAAAAAGACCCGCGCCCCATGCCCAAACTCGTGGCCTCGTGCCAGCAGACGGTGATGGACGGCATGGAAGTCGCCAACATCACGAGCGAAGAAGTGCTGAGAGCGCGGGCGGGCGTGGTCGAGTTTCTGCTCATCAACCACCCGCTCGACTGCCCGATTTGCGACCAGGCAGGCGAGTGTTCGTTGCAGGATTTGGCCTTCGAGCATGGCGCAGAGAAGACGCGCTACGAGTTCGAGCGCCGCACTTTCGAGAAGATTGACATCGGCCCTTACATCAAACTGCACATGACGCGCTGCATCCTGTGCTACCGCTGTGTGATGGTGGCTAACCAGTTGACCGACAACCGCGTGCACGGCGTCATCAATCGCGGCGACCATGCGGAAATCAGCACGTTCATCGAAAAAGCGATTGACAACGACTTTTCCGGCAACGTGATTGATGTCTGTCCTGTTGGCGCTTTGACCGACCGCACGTTTCGCTTCAAAAGCCGCGTGTGGTTTCTCAACCCGTTCGACGCGCACCGCGACTGCCCGACTTGCTCCGGCAAAGCGGTCGTTTGGATGTACGGCAACGAAATCTACCGCGTCACCGCCCGCAAGGACAAGTACGGCGAGGTACACGATTTTATATGCAACACTTGCCGTTTCGAGAAAAAGAACGTGGCGGACTGGACAATCGAAGGCCCGCGCGACATTGACCGCCATTCGGTGATTGGTCAAAATCACTACGAACACGGGGAACTGACGGTGCGGTAG
- a CDS encoding nucleotidyltransferase family protein: protein MTVETLKSQIVPILQKHQVVKAGLFGSFARNEATEESDVDLLVEFSKVLGMLQYMNLKFELEDVLKRKVDLIEYEAIKPRMRQSILEDEIRFYG from the coding sequence ATGACCGTCGAAACTTTAAAATCGCAGATTGTGCCTATCCTGCAAAAACACCAAGTGGTGAAGGCGGGGCTGTTTGGCTCTTTTGCCCGCAACGAGGCGACGGAGGAAAGTGACGTGGATTTGCTCGTTGAGTTTAGCAAAGTACTTGGGATGTTGCAGTACATGAATTTGAAATTTGAGTTGGAAGATGTTTTGAAAAGGAAAGTTGACTTAATTGAATACGAGGCCATAAAACCGAGAATGCGCCAAAGTATTTTGGAAGACGAAATCCGATTTTATGGCTAA
- a CDS encoding NADH-quinone oxidoreductase subunit D — MQVQSYFSSLDSIDGELATLNLGPTHPATHGIFQNVLKMDGERIHSAEPTIGYIHRAFEKLAERRPYNQVTPITDRLNYCSSPINNMGWHMTVEKLIGCELPKRAQYMRVIIMELARIADHLVCNAVIGVDTGALTGFTYMFQERERIYELYEEVCGSRLTTNIGRIGGMERDFTPTFHAKLKDFLKTFPARFEEFNDMLERNRIFIDRCVGAGPISAERAMAYGFTGPNLRAAGVDYDVRVMNPYSSYEDFDFIVPVGSGDGDTYDRFMVRQEEIRQSIRIIEQAYNNLPEGPYHADVPDFYLPEKPDVYTKMEALIYHFKVVMGETPIPVGEVYHAVEGGNGELGYYLISDGGRQPYRLHFRRPCFIYYQAYPEMIRGSMLSDAILTMSSMNVIAGELDA, encoded by the coding sequence ATGCAAGTCCAATCATACTTCTCCTCGCTCGACAGCATTGACGGTGAACTCGCCACCCTCAATCTCGGCCCGACGCACCCGGCCACGCACGGCATTTTCCAAAACGTGCTGAAAATGGACGGCGAGCGCATCCACTCCGCCGAGCCGACCATCGGCTACATCCACCGCGCTTTCGAGAAACTGGCAGAGCGCCGCCCCTACAATCAGGTGACACCCATCACCGACCGCCTCAACTATTGCTCTTCGCCCATCAACAACATGGGCTGGCACATGACGGTGGAAAAACTCATCGGCTGCGAACTGCCCAAACGCGCCCAGTACATGCGCGTCATCATCATGGAGTTGGCCCGCATCGCCGACCACTTGGTGTGCAACGCCGTCATCGGCGTGGACACGGGGGCGCTCACGGGCTTTACCTATATGTTTCAAGAGCGCGAGCGAATTTACGAGCTGTATGAGGAGGTGTGCGGTTCGCGGCTGACGACCAACATCGGCCGCATCGGCGGAATGGAGCGCGATTTCACCCCGACTTTCCATGCCAAGCTGAAAGACTTTCTCAAAACTTTCCCGGCGCGGTTCGAGGAGTTCAACGATATGCTCGAACGCAATCGCATTTTCATAGACCGCTGCGTCGGCGCTGGCCCCATCTCGGCAGAACGCGCGATGGCCTACGGCTTCACCGGCCCCAACCTTCGCGCCGCCGGCGTGGACTACGACGTGCGGGTGATGAATCCTTACAGCAGTTACGAGGACTTTGATTTCATCGTGCCTGTCGGCAGTGGCGACGGCGACACCTACGACCGCTTCATGGTGCGTCAGGAAGAGATTCGCCAAAGCATTCGCATCATCGAGCAGGCATACAACAATTTGCCTGAAGGCCCCTATCATGCCGATGTGCCCGATTTTTATTTGCCGGAGAAACCCGACGTTTACACCAAAATGGAAGCCCTGATTTATCATTTCAAAGTCGTGATGGGCGAAACGCCGATTCCGGTCGGTGAAGTTTACCACGCGGTGGAAGGCGGCAACGGCGAACTCGGCTACTACCTCATCAGCGACGGAGGCCGCCAACCGTATCGGCTGCATTTCCGCCGCCCGTGTTTCATTTATTATCAGGCATACCCGGAAATGATTCGCGGCTCTATGCTCTCCGACGCGATTTTGACCATGAGTTCGATGAATGTGATTGCGGGGGAACTCGACGCTTGA
- a CDS encoding DUF86 domain-containing protein, with the protein MARLRDKLIHHYWNTEMTRLIDIVENYLPDLERVVKQILEDYNLEE; encoded by the coding sequence ATTGCTCGCCTGCGTGACAAGCTGATTCATCACTACTGGAATACAGAGATGACCCGCTTGATTGACATTGTTGAAAACTACTTGCCCGATTTGGAACGAGTCGTAAAACAAATTTTGGAAGACTACAATTTGGAAGAATAA